The sequence ATTTATTGGAGAATGAATATCTAATTGAAGAACCTCCTCGCTTTGAAAAGAAAGAGATAGCCAAGCTTTTTTTTAAGGACGGACTAAAACTCGCTTTATCAGACGGAGACATTCATCTCTACGAATTAAACTGGCTGAATCTCGTTGCAGAAAAAAATGAACTCGATAAGGAATGGCGCCTGTATACATATAACAATTTCAAAGAATATTATAACGGTTTTGACGGCAATTTTGAAATCGAGAAGATTCTGTCTCATCAGACATAATGTTCCGTTAGTCTGAGAGCCCGCTTTAATACTTTCTTAAGAATATTCAGATTGACATCGGATAGATTTTTTATATAAAGACACGATTTGCCGTTTTTATATTTTCCCAGTCCCTCAAGTTTTTTTTCTTCAATGCACGGCATTAAGTACACGGCAATATTTTGTTTCCTCGGAGAAAATCCGATTCTGAACCAATCGCCCTCTCTACCGGTTTTGTAGACATAATGATACTTACCGAAGCCTACTATAGAATCTCCCCACATAACAGGTTTGTCGCCGCTTAATTCTTCCATTAACTTAGCAAGTTCTCTGCAATCATTTTTCTTGTTTTCGTCGGTTATTGAATTCAAAAATTCTTTGACGCTCTTTTTATTCGGTTTAGTTTTTAATTCGCTCATAAAAACCCCTATAAAATTTAGACCGGCTGTAATATACTAAAATCAAGATGACTTTTATAACAATCAAATATCTTCAAAAGACGACCATTTTATGCTCAAATCGACAAACCACTTATCAACTCCTTATTTTAAGGTAATTCGAGAAGATAGCTGTTTTCAAAAATTCATCGTCGAAGAAGAGAATATTTTACAGACGGCAAATATTAGAACGTTGCTACGGTTCTAACGCTTCGATAATGCTTTAATAGAGCCAGCCTTCATAAACCTCGCTACTTTGCGGAGATGGAGGGATGCTACGCAGAACCCTCGGTGGCGCTAATTTGCTTAATTAAATTCTTAAAAACTTTGATTATGCTGCAACTCTGGAATTAGTGTATTATACTCTCTTTCTCAAGCCATTCACATCCTTCTTTGCTCTTAAAGAAAAGTTCGCGTCTGTAGGCTTCGCTTCTGCTATCGAATGTTTCGTAGTAAATAATTTTTAATGGCCGGCGTGATTTCGTGGAACGTACCTTATCGGCATTGTGAGTTTACAGTCGCTCTCTAAATTTGAAATGCTTCCGTAATAGTAACGGCGGTTTTTAAGGCTTTGAAGTACGTATCTAAAATACATACTTTAATTTCCGTTTTTACTTTGCGGAGAGGGAGGGATTCGAACCCTCGGTGGCGCAAAGCACCACAACGGTTTTCGAGACCGCCCCGTTCAACCACTCCGGCACCTCTCCACATTTCATCAAAAACATCACTCTTCTAATGAACAACCCAATAATTTAGGCTGTAAAGATAATAAAAAATTTGTAATGGTATATAGTGATAATTTGAAAAAATTAATATATTTGTGACTCGATTATAGCAAATATTGAAACGGAAAGGTGCAGGAGTGGTTGAACTGGCACGCCTGGAGAGCGTGTAACCGCTTACGCGGTTCGTGGGTTCGAATCCCACCCTTTCCGCTCATTTTCAAGAACAGTTAGTGCTTATATTAGTATATATAATACAAATAATTCTTCCTCTTTTTCAATCCGATTCTGAAAATTGGGTACCTGTTGAAAATTACAGGGAAGGTAAATTATACGTAGACGCATCCTCGCTTAAAAAATTCGACGACGACTATTATGTATGGGTACTGGAAGAACACGACCCTCCGGTCAAAATCGAATCGATCGACAAAAAAATCTACAAAACCAAGACTTACTTTGTAATCAACAAACCTTCAAAACGTTACAGTATTATTCAGATTATTTTCTACGATATTAACAACAATGTATTAAAGAGTTATTCTTACAATATTTCCGAACAAGTAAAGTATACCTCCCCTATATTGGAGGGGTCAAAAATAGAATCGGTTATGATACAATGCATAATGTTAACCGATGTCAGAAAACCGACGAACAATTAACTTTTCTTTTTATAAATTCCAGACCGCCCAGTAAATTCATTTGTCTGATTATTTCCCCCTGCCTTCTGATCAGATAAGGGGTTGCTCTAGAAGGATTTCTCTTTTTAGGGCTAGGCAAAGTCGCCGCAAGAAGAGCCGATTGCTTAGCATTAAGCTTCTTAGGGTTTAAACGGAAATATCTCGAAGCAGCCGCTTTGACGCCATAAATCCTGTCCCCCAGTTCGGCGCTGTTCAAATAAACTTCCAGAATTCGTTCCTTACTCCATAGCAATTCGATTAGTATTGTATAATAGACTTCCATCCCTTTTCTTATCAAGCTTTTACTTCGCCATAAAAATAAATTTTTCGCTACTTGCATTGTAATTGTGCTTGCTCCGCGTGCGATTTTCCGTTTTTTATTTTCCTTTATTGCTTTTTGAATCTGAGCGATATCAAAACCCCAATGGTCGAAAAACCGTTGATCCTCGGAGGCTACCACGCTTAATTGCATATATCTGGATATATTACACAGACTTACCGGCGAATAGTTTTCCGAATAATTGGTCTTGAAAAATGAGCCGAGCCCTAAATCATAATTTATAAAAGCTGTCGAAGCAGGATTAATAAATCTGAAGAATAATATTATCAACAGATTCAGAGCTGTAAATAGCCCTATTAATTTGAGCATAAACTTGATAATTTTCATAAACATTCCGTAAAAATGAACTAAATTTAGTTAAATTTGTTATTAGGATAAAATTTCCTTTATAAAATAAAAATGAGAGGTAAAAGATGATTTCAGAAAAAATGACAAAAGCTCTAAATAATCAAATAAAAGAAGAACTCTTTTCTTCATATCTTTATTTGTCGATGGCGGCATCTTTTGAAGCTCAAAATTGGCAGGGTTTTGCCAATTGGATGAAAAAGCAATCGTTCGAAGAATACGGACACGCCATGAAGATTTTCGATTACCTGAATGGAGTGGGCAAAAAAGTAGTTCTCGAACAACTCGACAAACCAAAATCCGACTGGAACTCTCCCCTAGAAGCATTCGAAGACGCGTTAAAACACGAAATTCACATTACAAACAAAATTAACGAACTGGCAA comes from Melioribacter roseus P3M-2 and encodes:
- a CDS encoding DUF1801 domain-containing protein, which encodes MSELKTKPNKKSVKEFLNSITDENKKNDCRELAKLMEELSGDKPVMWGDSIVGFGKYHYVYKTGREGDWFRIGFSPRKQNIAVYLMPCIEEKKLEGLGKYKNGKSCLYIKNLSDVNLNILKKVLKRALRLTEHYV
- a CDS encoding surface-adhesin E family protein, with product MLILVYIIQIILPLFQSDSENWVPVENYREGKLYVDASSLKKFDDDYYVWVLEEHDPPVKIESIDKKIYKTKTYFVINKPSKRYSIIQIIFYDINNNVLKSYSYNISEQVKYTSPILEGSKIESVMIQCIMLTDVRKPTNN
- the mtgA gene encoding monofunctional biosynthetic peptidoglycan transglycosylase, with protein sequence MKIIKFMLKLIGLFTALNLLIILFFRFINPASTAFINYDLGLGSFFKTNYSENYSPVSLCNISRYMQLSVVASEDQRFFDHWGFDIAQIQKAIKENKKRKIARGASTITMQVAKNLFLWRSKSLIRKGMEVYYTILIELLWSKERILEVYLNSAELGDRIYGVKAAASRYFRLNPKKLNAKQSALLAATLPSPKKRNPSRATPYLIRRQGEIIRQMNLLGGLEFIKRKVNCSSVF
- a CDS encoding ferritin, giving the protein MISEKMTKALNNQIKEELFSSYLYLSMAASFEAQNWQGFANWMKKQSFEEYGHAMKIFDYLNGVGKKVVLEQLDKPKSDWNSPLEAFEDALKHEIHITNKINELAKLAEDEKDFATANFLQWFVTEQIEEVASATAIVEKLKFIGDQKSGLLFLDNELGKRQ